From a single Capsicum annuum cultivar UCD-10X-F1 chromosome 12, UCD10Xv1.1, whole genome shotgun sequence genomic region:
- the LOC107851216 gene encoding uncharacterized protein LOC107851216, producing the protein MEAMNPLCQYMAEKSKPKFKYYVVIHGKTNGIFQTWLEVLDSIQGFKTPLFKGFNDFTEANNHARGYLGPNYYTSPSLRQNSDQIPQYNLQKETRKIIFCDHCSSMTENFKKLLMENTRLIKQVQILETRLNHQTNVTKTNANTQTQIQSSPSPQKMDEKGVHFPLNAQKSTVSDVGTANQVQTVTGKDKLKLLMTVTLPKSEHEGCSSSRHKLAKSGNKVLRKTLISKKKSETIETIIKQILDKFFNNQTQDKHMDGQPTTNLDKLVLEINNADNNFSRSDEDDSIASHLAHFQDAQDPYEDDDLGMSFDSIALHNLDT; encoded by the coding sequence ATGGAAGCCATGAATCCTTTATGCCAGTACATGGCAGAGAAGAGTAAGCCTAAATTTAAATATTACGTAGTTattcatggaaaaactaatgGTATTTTTCAAACATGGTTAGAAGTGCTAGATTCGATACAAGGTTTTAAAACTCCACTTttcaaaggttttaatgattttactgaGGCCAATAATCATGCTAGAGGATACTTAGGACCAAACTATTATACATCACCATCACTCAGACAAAATTCAGATCAAATACCTCAATACAATTTACAAAAAGAAAcgagaaagattattttttgcGATCATTGTTCATCTATGACGGAGAATTTCAAGAAGCttctcatggaaaacactagattaataaagcaggtacaaatattagaaaCAAGACTCAACCACCAGACAAATGTAACAAAGACAAATGCAAATACACAGACTCAGAtacagagttctccatctcctcaaaaaatggatgagaagggtgtgcatttccctctaaatgctcagaaatccactgtatcggatgttggtacagctaatCAGGTTCAAACGGTAACCGGTAAAGACAAATTAAAACTATTAATgactgtcactttgccaaaaagtgaacaTGAAGGTTGTTCTTCATCAAGACATAAGTTAGCAAAATCAGGTAATAAGGTTTTAAGGAAAACTTTAATCTctaaaaagaaaagtgaaacaATAGAGACTATAATTAAACAGATTTTAGACAAATTTTTTAACAACCAGACACAAGATAAGCATATGGATGGACAACCCACTACCAATTTAGACAAATTAGTTCTAGAAATAAATAATGCAgacaataatttttcaagatcAGACGAAGATGATAGCATTGCAAGTCATCTTGCACATTTTCAAGATGCTCAGGACCCATACGAAGACGATGACTTAGGAATGAGTTTCGACTCAATCGCCCTGCACAATTTGGATACATAG